In the Pristiophorus japonicus isolate sPriJap1 chromosome 5, sPriJap1.hap1, whole genome shotgun sequence genome, one interval contains:
- the LOC139263718 gene encoding coiled-coil domain-containing protein 6-like has translation MAASWVPRINSQDPMLVFTNELHIHTQQQENKVLKIELETYKLKRKALQKENRDLRKASVTIQARAEHEEEFISNTLFKKIQPLQKEKETLAVNYEKEEEFLTNELSRKLMQLQHEKAELEQTLEQEQEFQVNKLMKKIKKLENDTLSKQFTLEQLS, from the exons atggctgcttcttgggtacctcgcatcaacagCCAGGATCCGATGCTGGTGTTCacaaacgagctgcacattca tactcagcagCAGGAGAACAAGGTGCTGAAGATCGAGCTGGAGACCTACAAGCTCAAGCGCAAGGCCCTGCAGAAGGAGAACCGCGACCTGCGCAAGGCCAGCGTCACCATCCAAGCAAGGGCAGAACATGAAGAAGAGTTTATCAGTAACACCTTGTTTAAGAAGATTCAGCCTTtacaaaaagaaaaagaaacactGGCTGTAAATTATGAGAAAGAAGAAGAATTTCTAACGAACGAACTCTCCCGCAAACTCATGCAGTTGCAGCATGAAAAGGCTGAACTGGAACAGACACTGGAGCAGGAACAGGAGTTTCAGGTGAACAAATTGATGAAGAAGATCAAGAAGTTGGAGAATGATACTCTTTCCAAACAGTTTACACTCGAACAgctgagttaa